A single Dermacentor variabilis isolate Ectoservices chromosome 9, ASM5094787v1, whole genome shotgun sequence DNA region contains:
- the LOC142557120 gene encoding uncharacterized protein LOC142557120 isoform X4, whose protein sequence is MSDAGSLLLESREQYLSRVSVCGQLHSCLQCTYKTKHRKHMTQHLRIHTGERPFKCHLCPEAFTQKWHLKEHVRTHAGERPYQCHLCSETFTHCNSFKRHVRAHTGERPYQCHLCPEAFTQNSSLTRHMRTHTGERAFPCIHCGASFSRKDNLLRHMSCHSEEKP, encoded by the exons ATGAGTGATGcag GTTCCTTGCTATTGGAATCCCGTGAGCAGTACCTTTCACGCGTGTCTGTTTGTGGCCAGCTGCATTCCTGCCTGCAGTGCACTTACAAGACTAAGCACAGGAAGCACATGACCCAGCACCTGCGCATACACACAGGCGAGCGGCCCTTCAAGTGCCACCTGTGCCCAGAGGCGTTCACTCAGAAGTGGCACCTGAAAGAGCATGTGCGCACCCACGCAGGCGAGCGTCCCTACCAGTGCCACCTGTGCTCGGAAACGTTCACTCATTGTAACAGCTTCAAACGCCATGTGCGTGCCCACACGGGAGAGCGCCCCTACCAGTGCCACCTGTGCCCAGAAGCATTCACTCAGAATAGCAGCCTGACACGCCATATGCGTACCCACACTGGAGAGCGTGCTTTTCCCTGCATCCACTGTGGTGCATCCTTTTCACGGAAAGACAACCTCTTGCGCCACATGTCCTGTCACTCAGAGGAGAAGCCCTAA
- the LOC142557120 gene encoding uncharacterized protein LOC142557120 isoform X5 yields the protein MRSLLLESREQYLSRVSVCGQLHSCLQCTYKTKHRKHMTQHLRIHTGERPFKCHLCPEAFTQKWHLKEHVRTHAGERPYQCHLCSETFTHCNSFKRHVRAHTGERPYQCHLCPEAFTQNSSLTRHMRTHTGERAFPCIHCGASFSRKDNLLRHMSCHSEEKP from the coding sequence GTTCCTTGCTATTGGAATCCCGTGAGCAGTACCTTTCACGCGTGTCTGTTTGTGGCCAGCTGCATTCCTGCCTGCAGTGCACTTACAAGACTAAGCACAGGAAGCACATGACCCAGCACCTGCGCATACACACAGGCGAGCGGCCCTTCAAGTGCCACCTGTGCCCAGAGGCGTTCACTCAGAAGTGGCACCTGAAAGAGCATGTGCGCACCCACGCAGGCGAGCGTCCCTACCAGTGCCACCTGTGCTCGGAAACGTTCACTCATTGTAACAGCTTCAAACGCCATGTGCGTGCCCACACGGGAGAGCGCCCCTACCAGTGCCACCTGTGCCCAGAAGCATTCACTCAGAATAGCAGCCTGACACGCCATATGCGTACCCACACTGGAGAGCGTGCTTTTCCCTGCATCCACTGTGGTGCATCCTTTTCACGGAAAGACAACCTCTTGCGCCACATGTCCTGTCACTCAGAGGAGAAGCCCTAA
- the LOC142557120 gene encoding uncharacterized protein LOC142557120 isoform X3 codes for MCGASVTVRKGSLLLESREQYLSRVSVCGQLHSCLQCTYKTKHRKHMTQHLRIHTGERPFKCHLCPEAFTQKWHLKEHVRTHAGERPYQCHLCSETFTHCNSFKRHVRAHTGERPYQCHLCPEAFTQNSSLTRHMRTHTGERAFPCIHCGASFSRKDNLLRHMSCHSEEKP; via the coding sequence GTTCCTTGCTATTGGAATCCCGTGAGCAGTACCTTTCACGCGTGTCTGTTTGTGGCCAGCTGCATTCCTGCCTGCAGTGCACTTACAAGACTAAGCACAGGAAGCACATGACCCAGCACCTGCGCATACACACAGGCGAGCGGCCCTTCAAGTGCCACCTGTGCCCAGAGGCGTTCACTCAGAAGTGGCACCTGAAAGAGCATGTGCGCACCCACGCAGGCGAGCGTCCCTACCAGTGCCACCTGTGCTCGGAAACGTTCACTCATTGTAACAGCTTCAAACGCCATGTGCGTGCCCACACGGGAGAGCGCCCCTACCAGTGCCACCTGTGCCCAGAAGCATTCACTCAGAATAGCAGCCTGACACGCCATATGCGTACCCACACTGGAGAGCGTGCTTTTCCCTGCATCCACTGTGGTGCATCCTTTTCACGGAAAGACAACCTCTTGCGCCACATGTCCTGTCACTCAGAGGAGAAGCCCTAA
- the LOC142557120 gene encoding uncharacterized protein LOC142557120 isoform X6 — translation MTQHLRIHTGERPFKCHLCPEAFTQKWHLKEHVRTHAGERPYQCHLCSETFTHCNSFKRHVRAHTGERPYQCHLCPEAFTQNSSLTRHMRTHTGERAFPCIHCGASFSRKDNLLRHMSCHSEEKP, via the coding sequence ATGACCCAGCACCTGCGCATACACACAGGCGAGCGGCCCTTCAAGTGCCACCTGTGCCCAGAGGCGTTCACTCAGAAGTGGCACCTGAAAGAGCATGTGCGCACCCACGCAGGCGAGCGTCCCTACCAGTGCCACCTGTGCTCGGAAACGTTCACTCATTGTAACAGCTTCAAACGCCATGTGCGTGCCCACACGGGAGAGCGCCCCTACCAGTGCCACCTGTGCCCAGAAGCATTCACTCAGAATAGCAGCCTGACACGCCATATGCGTACCCACACTGGAGAGCGTGCTTTTCCCTGCATCCACTGTGGTGCATCCTTTTCACGGAAAGACAACCTCTTGCGCCACATGTCCTGTCACTCAGAGGAGAAGCCCTAA